The DNA sequence AATTAACTGGCCCAAAAACGCTATTCATTTCCCGCGCTGCGGCGAATAGTAATACTGAGCTTCAGCAGCTAAGCGAGCCTTTCATATGGCTGCGTAGAGGATTGTTCTCTTTGGGAAGCGATCTAAGCATGTTTATAAAGGCGTCACAGGCGATTGCTCGGCAAAAGGCGTCGTATAACGGGGATGTATCGAACTTCTTGCGTTCGTTAGATATACCTGTGAAGCAGATAAGGTTTGAAGGTGGAGATGAAGAGTTCGACTTCTCCACGATTCAAAAAATGACTAAATCTTTGAGTCACGAGGTTAAAACTACCCTAACCCACACCACTCGGCTCGGGGATGCCGATTTTGATTTGTCAGAAGAGTCAGATGGCACTAGAAGCCTTATCGGCTTTTATTTACCATGGCGTGTAATGAAGGCAGCTCCCTCTGAAGCAGTTTTCAGCGCTCTGCTAGTAGACGAATTGGATAGGAGCTTGCACCCGGAAATTGTTAGATCTTTGATTGAGCAACACATAAAGTCTGATAATCCGGCACAGCTTATTTTTACAACTCATGATACTCATCTGATGGATACAAAATTGCTGCGCCGAGACCAATTTTGGCTGACAGAACGTGACCATAATGGGGCGACGCTCTTGTCTTCAATTCATGAATTTGAAGGTCGGGATTCTGAAGACATAGAGAAAAGATACTTTGCCGGCAGGTATCGCTCCCTACCTATCATTTCACGGGATTAAACATGCCCTCAGCAAGCTCGTTTACTAGAAAAGGGCCAAATAGAAAGCCACTTCCAACTGTACTGGTCATATGCGAGGATAGTAAGTCCGCAAAGAGGTACCTTGATTCGGTGGAATAGCCCCTTGAATCTCAGGACACGAAGACTCTCTTAAAATAGAGGACAGTCTTATGACCAGTTTTACGACTAGGCAAACCGTGGACCATATCGAGATTCTGACCGAGCCGGAGCGTCGCAGAAGACGCACGCCCCAAGAGAAAATAGCCATCGTCCAGGAGACCTTGGCTCCTGGAGCTTCCGTATCAGCCGTTGCCAGGCGACACGGGGTGAACGCGAACCAGGTGTTTGGTTGGCGCAAGCAGTACCAGGAAGGCAGTCTGACCGCCGTCAAGGCTGGCGAGACGGTAGTGCCGGCCTCGGAGCTGGCCGCGGCCATCAAGGAAATCAAAGAACTGCAGCGGCTGTTGGGCAAGAAGAGCATGGAGAACGAGATTCTGCGCGAGGCCGT is a window from the Herbaspirillum rubrisubalbicans genome containing:
- a CDS encoding AAA family ATPase, encoding MLIEFSVKNFLSFREKQTFSMVAAPRLQKRENTFAPDLAGEKFPRLLKVAAIYGPNASGKSNLLAAMLCIGVIAGREPEAEPPPLPVKPFRFDGQLSNDPSEFEVHFIKNRLRYHFTLAATGERIIRESLTAYPGGKEKLLYDRRYDGHRDIYRLGELEGEAALHSLWQQLTGPKTLFISRAAANSNTELQQLSEPFIWLRRGLFSLGSDLSMFIKASQAIARQKASYNGDVSNFLRSLDIPVKQIRFEGGDEEFDFSTIQKMTKSLSHEVKTTLTHTTRLGDADFDLSEESDGTRSLIGFYLPWRVMKAAPSEAVFSALLVDELDRSLHPEIVRSLIEQHIKSDNPAQLIFTTHDTHLMDTKLLRRDQFWLTERDHNGATLLSSIHEFEGRDSEDIEKRYFAGRYRSLPIISRD